The sequence CAGCCGGTGTCGGCCTGGGTGATCTGGTCCTGGTAGAGCGCCTGGTAGCCGCGCTCGTGGCGGACGGGCGGCGGGGTCCACTCGGCGCGGCGGCGCGCCAGTTCCTCGTCGGACACGTCGAGGCTGAGCAGCCGCGCCTCGACGTCCAGGGTGACGAGGTCACCGGTGCGGACGAGGGCGAGGGGCCCGCCGACGTACGACTCGGGTGCGATGTGCAGCACGCACGCCCCGTAACTGGTGCCGCTCATCCGGGCGTCGGAGAGCCGGACCATGTCCCGTACGCCCTGCTTCAGCAGGTAGTCGGGGATCGGCAGCATCCCGTACTCGGGCATGCCGGGGCCGCCCTTGGGACCGGCGTTGCGCAGGACCAGCACATGGCCGGGGGTGAGCGCGAGCGCCGGGTCGTTGATGGTGCGCTGCATCTCCCGGTAGTCGTCGAAGACGACCGCGGGTCCGGTGTGGCGCAGCAGGTGGGGTTCGGCGGCGATGTGCTTGATGACGGCGCCGTCCGGGCAGAGGTTGCCGCGCAGCACCGCCACGCCGCCCTCCTCGGCCAGGGGGTTGGAGCGCTCCCGTATGACGTCGTCGTTGTGCACGAGCGCCCCGTCGAGCTGTTCGCGCAGGGTGTCGTGCGCGACCGTGGGCCGGTCCAGGTGCAGTACGTCGGTCAGCCGGGCCAGGAACCCGGGCAGTCCGCCGGCGAAGTGGAAGTCCTCCATGAGGTACTTCCCGCCGGGGCGCAGATTGGCCAGCACCGGGACGGTGCGCGCGATGCGGTCGAAGTCGTCGAGGGTGAGCTTGATCCCGGAGCGGCCGGCCATCGCGATGAGGTGGATGACGGCGTTGGTGGAGCCGCCGAGCGCGAGGACCGTGGCGACGGCGTCCTCGTACGCCTCCGCCGTCAGGATCTGCGACAGCTTCCGCTGCTGCCACACCAGTTCGACGATGCGGAGCCCGGACTGCGCGGCCATCCGGTCGTGGCCGGAGTCGACGGCGGGGATGGAGGAGGCGCCGGGGACGGTGACGCCGAGCGCCTCGGCCGCGGCGGTGAGCGTGGACGCCGTGCCCATGGTCATGCAGTGTCCGGGCGAGCGGGCGAGGCCGTTCTCCAGCTCGCCCATCTCGCAGTCGCCGATGAGCCCGGCGCGCTTGTCGTCCCAGTACTTCCACATATCGGTGCCGGAGCCCAGGACCTCGTTGCGCCAGTGCCCCGGCAGCATCGGCCCGGCCGGCACGAAGACGGCCGGCAGGTCGACGGAGGCCGCGCCCATCAGCAGCGCCGGGGTGGACTTGTCGCAGCCGCCGAGCAGCACCGCCCCGTCGACGGGGTACGAGCGCAGCAGCTCCTCGGTCTCCATCGCCAGCATGTTGCGGTAGAGCATCGGGGTCGGCTTCTGGAACGTCTCCGAGAGCGTGGAGACCGGGAACTCCAGCGGGAAGCCGCCCGCCTGCCAGACCCCGCGCTTGACGGCCTGCGCCCGGTCGCGCAGGTGCACGTGGCAGGGGTTGATGTCCGACCAGGTGTTGAGGATCGCGACGACCGGCTTGCCCAGGTGCTCCTCGGGGAGGTAGCCGAGCTGGCGGGTGCGGGCGCGGTGGCTGAAGGAGCGCAGCCCGTCGGTGCCGTACCACTGGTGGCTGCGCAGCTCCTCGGGGGCGATGCGGCCGGTCATATGGACCACCCGGCGATCTGGCCGGCGACCTCGGCGCGCTGCGCCTCGGGCAGCACCCGGCTGGGCGGGCGCACCGCGCGGTCGCAGAGACCGAGGGCGGCCAGGGCCTCCTTGACGACGGTGACGTTGTTGGCGGACTGCCGGTCCGCACGCAGTTCCTCGAAGCGGCGGATCTGCTCCCAGACCTTCATGGCGGCCGGGTGGTCGCCGGCCCGCAGCGCCTCCAGCATGGCCAGCGAGACGCCGGGCGCCACGTTGACGAGCCCGGAGGTGAAGCCGGTGGCGCCGGCCGAGAAGTAGGCCGGGGCGTACAGCTCGGCGAGCCCGGCGACCCAGACGAAGCGTTCGAGGCCGGCGTCGCGGGCGAAGGCGGCGAAGCGGGCGGCGTCCGGCACCGCGTACTTGACGCCGATGACGTTGGGGCAGGCGTCCGCGAGCGCGGCCAGGGCCGCCCCGTCCAGGTGCGGGTTGCGGATGTACGGGACGACCCCGAGCCCGGGTACGGCCTCGGCGATGGCCCGGTGGTAGTCGATCCAGCCGTCCTGCGAGACGTACGGGTGGACGGGCTGGTGCACCATCACCATCTCGGCCCCGGCATCCCGGGCGTGCTCGGCGGCGGCGACGGCGGCCGGCACGTCGTGCCCGACCCCGACCAGGACCGTGGCGCGGCCGCCGGCCTCGTCGATGGTCAGCTCGGTGACCGTGCGCCGCTCCTCGGGGGTGAGCGCGTAGAACTCGCCGGTGTTGCCGTTCGGGGTGACGATGCGCACGCCGCCGTCGAGCAGTCTCCGCAGCAGGGCGCGGTGCGCCGTGGTGTCGATGGTCCCGTCCCCGGCGAACGGGGTCACCGGGATCGCCACGACGTCTGCGAGGGCCGCCTTCAGCGGGGTGAGGTCCATGCGGACAGGCCTTTCTTCGGTGTGCGGGGTCACGCCGCGTCGCCCCCGTCCTCGTCGTCGGGGAAGGCGCGGCGGACGAACGACGCGATGTGGTCGTGCAGGGCCCCGGCCGCCGCGTCCGCGTCGTCGGCGAGCGCGAGCCGCAGGATCTCCCGGTGCTCGGCCGCCTCCCGCTCCCAGGACGGGACGGCCGACCAGGCGACCGTGGAGACCAGGGCGGCCTGGTCGCGGACCTCGTCGAGCATCCGCGCCAGCAGCGGGTTGCCGCAGGGCAGGTACAGCGCGCGGTGGAAGTCCCGGTTGGCGAGCGAGCGGTCGGCCTTGTCGCCCGCCGAGTCCGCCCGCTCCAGGGCCTCCTGCGCCGCGTCGAGCGAGGCCCTGCGGGTGATCGAGCGGCGCAGCGCCTCCGGTTCGAGCAGCAGCCGTACGTCGTACACCTCGCGGGCCATGGCCGCGTCGACCAGCCGCACGGTGGCGCCCTTGTACTGGCTCATGACGACGAGTCCGGTGCCGGCGAGGGTCTTCAGGGCCTCGCGGACGGGGGTCTTGGAGACCCCGAACTGCGCGGCGAGCTCGGTCTCCACGAGCGCCTGCCCCGGCCTCAGTTGTGCCGTGAGGATCGCGTGCTTGATCGCCTCCAGCACGTACTGGGTGCGGGACGGAATCGGGGTGGGCGCAAAGGTCATGGGTGAAGGGCTCTCACATCTCGCGTATCGCGTCTCATATATGACGTACGGAGTACGACGCGATGAAGCTAGAGGCGCCGCAAATGTTTCGTCAACGCTTCTGACAAAAGAAGTTCGCGGGACCGGGACATGTGCCGTACACGGATTCCGGTGCGGCGCGGGCGGGTCGTCCGGTGTACGGCATCTGCCCGATGCCCCGTCCGGGCCTCAGTCGCCAGCCTGACTGCGTGACAGACACGCAGGTCAGAAGGGTGCGGTGGGTGTGATGGCGGTGGGGCGGGTCCTGCGGGACCGGACGGCGGGGCTGTTCCTCGCGGCGGTCGTGGTCTCCGGGTTCGGCAGTTCGGCGATGCGGCTGGCGGCCGGGATCTGGGTCAGGTCGCTGACGGGTTCGGACGCGTTGGCGGCCCTCGCGCTGTTCGCGGTCTGGCTGCCGGTGCTGTTCGGCCCGCTGCTCGGTGCGGTGGCGGACCGGTTGCCGCGCAAGCCGCTGCTGGTGGGCACGAACGTCGTCCTGGCGGCCTCGACGGCGGTGCTCGCGCTGGTGCGCGTGGAGGGGCGCGTGTGGCTGCTGTTCGCGGTGCTCGTGCTGTACGGGTGCCTCTCGGTCCTGATGGACTCGGCGGAGTCGGCCGTGGTGGCGGGGGCGGTCCCGGCCGCGTCCCTCGGCGACTTCAACGGGCTGCGGATGACGGCGAACGAGGGCATGAAGCTGGTGGCCCCGCTGACCGGCGCCGGGCTCTACACCCGTTACGGGGGCGGCGCGGTGGCGCTCCTGGACGCGGTCTCGTTCGCCCTGGCCGCCGGGCTCTACGCGCTGTTGCGGGTACGCCGGACGGCCCGCCCCGGCCCCGCCGCACCGGGTGGCCGGACGGCCGGGCTGCGGCAGCTGTGGGGGTCGCCGGTGCTGCGGCCCCTGGTCCTCGCCGCCTCGGCCACGATGCTGTGCGCCGGGCTCAACGGGGCGACGCTGTACGCCGTCGTGGGCGGCGTCCTCGGCCACTCCCCCGCGTACGCCGGTGTGCTGTCGGTCGCGCAGGGCATCGGGTCCGTCGCGGTCGGGCTGCTCGCGGGCCCGCTGATGCGCCGGCTGCCGGGTCGGGTGTTCCCGGCTGCGGGGATCGCCGTGTTCGGTGTCGCGGTGGGCCTGCGGGCCGTGCCGTCCGACGCGGTGGCGCTCACCGCCTGCGCACTGATCGGGGTGGGCCTGCCGTGCGTGCTGATCGCCGCGCTGACGGCGGTGCAGCGGGAGACGCCGGACGCGCTGCTGGGCCGTACGGCCGCGAGCGCGGACACGGTGATGATGTCGCCCAACGCGGTGGCGCTGGGCATCGGCGCGGGGCTGGTGGCGCGGGTGGACGTCACGGTGCTGCTGCCGGCGGTGGGCGCGGCGGCGGTACTGACGGCGGCGCTGCTGCTCGTGGGCCGGCGGGAGCCGGTGGTTCCCGCCGCCCCACGGGTCACGGCCGAGGCGTGAAGGGGTCCACGAGGGGCCCCTCCCGTTTCAGCCGAGGCGTGACAGCGCCCCCGCGACGGCCGCGAGGTCCGGGTCCGAGGCCAGGCCCGCGTGGTACAGGCGCAGCTGGTTCGCGCCGAGCGAGGCGGCGTGGGCGGCGTCCCGCTCCAGCGTGTCCGGGCTGCCGCCCATCCCGCGCACCACGGTGAGGTTGGCGGCGACGACCGCGTCGGGAGCGCCCGCGAACGGCCCGAGCACCGCCTCTCGTACCGCGTCCGCCCCGGTGCACGGCAGCACCACCCCGTCCGCCACGGACAGGATGTGGCCGGGGTCGACGCCCACGTTGGCCCCGCAGCGGTACGGGGCGGGGTCGGCGTGCAGCAGCACCTGGAACCCCGGGGCCGCCGCCGCCCGGACCGCGCCGGTGACCGCTTCCTGGAGGCCCCGGGCCACCTCCGCGCGCCACCGCAGCGTGGTCTCCGCGAGATCGGCGCCGAGCAGCTTCCCGACCGCGTCCCAGCCGGCGTCCGGAGCACCGGCCCCGGCCCAGACCGGCTCCAGCGCCCGGCGCACGGCGGCGCGCAGCTCCTCGGCGTCGAGGCCCTGCCCCGCGTACCCGGCCCGGCAGACCGCGCAGAAGCAGAGCGACATCAGATACTGGGCCGCGTCCCCGAGTCCGACGCCCGCCACCTTGTCGTGGGCGTGCAGATGGGCGAAGCCGTACCAGCCGCAGGACTCCAGCTCGGTGCCCCGCGCCCCGTCGCGCACCGCCGCCTCCGCCGCGAGGTCCACCAGATACGCACGGACCTCCGGCCGGGCGACGCAGGGCGCCCACGGGTAGCGGTCCCCGTAGGCGTTGACCACCGAGGTGTCCGGGTGCTCCGCGCCGAGCCGGGAGCTGTGCGCGAGGACCACCCAGCTGTGCACCTCGAGACCGGCCCCGGCCAGCGCGTCGGCCGCCTCCGCGAAGGGGTCGTCCGAGGCGGTCCACGTCTGCGGGTACGGGCGCAGGGCACGCCCCGCCCAGCGGCCGGCGTCCGGCGGGTAGAGCACCGCCGCGTGCTCGGCGGTGACGATGCGGTGGGCGGGGTGGCGCGGGGTCAGCGCCCGGGTCGAGTGGTAGGCGGCGGCGAGCGTCACCTGCTGGACGCCCAGATCCGCGATGCGGGCGGGGGCGTCGGGGTCCCCGACGACGTCCCAGGGGTAGAGGAAGGCGGACGTCCTCATCCGCGCCGCTCCAGCAGCGCGCGGCCGGCGGCGACGATCTCCGTCAGCTCCTTGATGTGCGCGGCCGTCGGCTCGGTGAGCGGGCTGCGCACCTCCCCGACGTCCAGCCCGTGGAGCCGGACCCCCGCCTTGACCAGGGAGACGGCGTAGCCGCGGCCCTGGGAGCGCAGTTCGACGAGCGGCCGGTAGAACGTGTCCAGCAGCGCGTTGACCAGGGCGTCGTCGCCGGACTCCAGGGCCCGGTAGAAGGCGAGCGCGATGTCCGGGGCGAAGGCGAAGACCGCGGAGGAGTACAGCGTGACGCCGATGCCCCGGTAGGCGAGGCCGGTGAGTTCCGCGGTGGGCAGCCCGTTGAAGTAGAGGAAGTCCTCCCCCGGCAGCCCGGTGCGCACCGCGCTGACGATGCGCTGCATCAGGTCCAGGTCGCCGTAGCCGTCCTTGAGGCCGATGATCCCGGGGGTCCGGGCCAGCGCGAGCACGGTCTCGGGCGTGAAGACGGCGTTGTCGCGCTGGTAGACGATCGTCTCCAGGCCGGTGGCCCCCGCCAGCGCCGTGTAGTGCGCGAGCAGCCCCGCCTGGTCGGCGTGGACGAGGTACGGGGGCATGGCCAGCAGCCCGTCCGCGCCGGCCTCCTCGGCGAGTTCCGCGAACCGGACGGCGAGCGCGGTGCCGTATCCGGCGCCCGCGACGACCGGCACCTGTCCGGCGGTCTCCTCCACCGCGGCGGCGACGACGGTCCTGAACTCCTCCGGCGTCAGGGCGTGGAACTCCCCGGTGCCGCAGGCCGCGAACACCGCCGCGGCGCCTGCGTCGATGCCCTGGCGGACGTGCGCCCGGAAGGCGTCCACATCGACGGAGCCGGCCGCGTCGTACGCGGTGACGGGGAAGAAGAGCGGCCCGGCAACGGCGGTGAGCCGGGCGGCCAGCGGGTCTGAGCTCACGGGCGCCTCCTGAGGCGTGCGCATCTCTGATTGATGTCCATACTTATGAACGCATCCTAAGCTAGGGTGCAGTGCCGTCGGGGTCAAGGCGATGACCACCCGCGCCCGGCACAGGCCCTTTGCCGCCGATCCATCGAGGGGTCTGCCGCGCGACCCCCTTGACGCTCCCCGAGCCCCCGCATACCTTGTCCACGCATGTGAACTTGATCCAAGAGGAGACCCGCATGCCCGCTGCCACGCCCCGCACCGTCCTGCTCACCGGCGCCGCCGGCGGCCTCGGCACGCTGATGCGCGCGCTACTGCCCGCCCACGGCTACACCCTGCGCCTGTTCGACATGGTGCCGATCGAGGGCGAGCCGGACGCGATCACCGCCGATCTCGGGGACACGGACGCGCTGCGCGAGGCCGTGGCGGGGGTCGACGCGATCATCCACCTCGCGGGCATCTCCCTGGAAGCCCCCTTCGGCAAGATCCTCGGGGCGAACATCGAGGGCACGTACAACCTGTACGAGGCCGCCCGGGAAGCCGGGGTCCGCCGCATCGTGTTCGCCTCGTCCAACCACGCCGTGGGCTTCACCCCGCGCCCGCTCCCCGGCGACCCGCTGATCCCGGTGGACACCCCCCGCCGCCCCGACACCTTCTACGGCCTCTCGAAGTCGTTCGGCGAGGACCTCGCCCAGCTGTACTGGGACCGGCACGGCATGGAGACGGTGTCCGTCCGCATCGGCTCCTGCTTCCCCGAGCCGACGTCCGTACGGATGCTGTCGGTGTGGATGAGCCCTGCCGACGGCGCCCGGCTGTTCGACGCCGCGCTGACCGCCGAGAACGTCGGCCACACCGTCGTCAACGGCTCCTCGGACAACACCCGGCTCTGGTGGGACCTGACCTCCGCCCGCGCACTGGGCTACGAACCGCGGGACGACTCCGAGCCGTACGCGGCGAAGCTCATCGCGGAACAGGGCGAACTGGACCCCGCCAACCCCGACCACGCCCACCTCGGCGGCCACTTCTGCACCAACCCGCCGCTCTGGCCGCACTGAGCACGTGAAAAGCCGTCGCCCCGGCGCACACCGGCGCGGCATGATGCGGGCATGGCGAGACCTTCGGGATTCCGGTACGAGCAGCACGGCGACGCGAGCGTCACCGTCACCCACCACGGCCGCCCGGCGGGCACCCTGCGCGGCGGCCGGGCGCAGAAGTTCCTGGCCGAGGTGGAGGCCGGCGACGCCCAGCTGGTGATGGCCCGCTGGACGGGGGCCTACAAGCACGGCAACGAGCGGACCGCGCGCAACCACCCCAGAAACCGGTGACCCGATCCGGTACGCCCGTACGGAACCATTGCTTCCGCCGTACGGGCGAACCCGCCGAAAGGTAAGGGAACGGCAAAGCCGGGTCGTTCGTTCATCCGGACATGACCGCTATGACACCTGGCTCGAATCTTCCGCTCACCGCCGTCCGCGTGGCGGTGGACGTCGCGGCGCCCGTGCGGCTCGACGTGTCGGGCCTGCTGCTCACCGCCGACGGCAAGGTGCGCTCCGACGACGACTTCATCTTCTACAACCAGCCCTCGGGCCCCGGTGTGACCTACCGCTCGGGCGGCGGCGGCGCGCCGGACGCGGTCGTCGTGGACACCGCGTCGGTGCCCGCCGGCATCGAGAGGATCGTCGTCACGGCGAGCCCGGACGGCGCCGGTCAGACCTTCCAGGGCGTCGAGCCGACCGCCACCGTGCGCAACGCGGACGACGGCAGCGTGCTCGCGTCCTTCACCCCGCCCCGGCTGGGCGCCGAGACCGCGCTCGTGGTCATGGAGGTCTACCGGCGCGGCGGTGCCTGGAAGGTCCGCGCGGTCGGCCAGGGCTATGCGAACGGGCTGGCGGGCATCGCCACCGACTTCGGCGTCACGGTCGACGAGACCCCCGCCGCGCCCGCTCCCCGGGCCACCACCCCCGCGCCCCCGGCGCCCGTCGCCGCGCCGGTGGACCCGCGCGTCGCGCCTGCCGCCCCTGCCGCGCCCCCGGCGCCCGCCGCGCCGCCCGCACCGGGGCGGATCAACCTCGACAAGGGCCGGGTCAGCCTCCGGAAGAACGAGACCGTCTCGCTGGTCAAGGCGGGGCGCCCGCTGCTCTCCCAGGTCAAGATGGGCCTCGGCTGGGAGCCCGCGTTTCGCGGCAAGGACATCGACCTGGACGCCTCGGTCATCGCCTACGGGCCGCAGCGCAACCACCTGGACAGCTGCTACTTCGGCAAGCTGTCCATCCTGAACGGCGCGATCAAGCACTCCGGGGACAACCTCACCGGCGAGGGCGAGGGCGACGACGAGGTGATCGTCGTGGACCTGGGCCGGATTCCCGCCGAGGCGACCGGTCTGGTGTTCACGGTCAACTCGTTCACGGGCCAGAAGTTCACCGAGGTGGCCAAGGCCTACTGCCGGCTGGTCGACGCGGCCACCGACGAGGAGCTGGTCCGCTTCGACCTGACCGGGGCCGAGCCGCAGACCGGCGTGATGATGGCCAAGCTGATCAAGCAGTTCTCCGGTGAGTGGGAGATGACCGCCATCGGTGACTTCGTGAAGTCGCGGACCGTCCGGGGCATGGTCAAGCCCGCCGCCCAGGCCCTGTAGGACCCCACGCATGGCTCAGGGGCCGCCCGCGCGGCTGGCGGACGGCCCCTGGTGACGGCCTCAGAGCTTCGTGAGCTTGGAGTAAGGGCTCATGATGCGCCCCTGACGGCCGGCGAAGTCGATGAGCACCGCCTCGTTGTCGCCCTCGACGGCGAGGACGCGGCCGAGACCGAACTGGTCGTGCGAGACCCGGTCGCCCACGTCGAACAATTCGACCGGTGGGGCCGCCTGGGCCGGGCGGTTGAAGGGACTGGACGGCAGGTGGCGCCGGGAGCCGGCTGACTGTTTCATTAAGTCGAGTATGCGCCCCGGGACGGCCCGACGCCATGCCCCGCAGTTAACGGTTGGGCTGCCGCTTCCACGGACCGGTGATCGCGACCATGATCCCCGGGGTCTGGATGTTGGCGAACAGCGTCCTGCCGTCCGGCGAGAACGTGACCCCGGTGAACTCGCTGTACTCCGGCTCCTCGGCGCTGCCGATGTTCAGCTCGTTGCGCGCGATCGGGTAGGTGCGGCCGCTCTCGGTCGCCCCGAAGAGGTGCTGGACGCCCTCCCCGTCCTCGGCGATGACCAGGCCGCCGTACGGCGAGACGGTGATGTTGTCCGGGCCGTCGAAGGCGCCGTCCTTCGACGGGTCCGGGTTGACGCCGAGGAGCACCTTCAGGGTCAGCGTGCGGCGCTTCGGGTCGTAGAACCAGACCTGGCCGTCGTGCTGCACGGGGCTCTCGTCACGGGCGAACGAGGACACGATGTACGCGCCGCCGTCGCTCCACCACATGCCCTCCAGCTTGCGGGCGCGGGTGATCTCACCGTCCGCGAACTGCTTGCGCACCGAGACCTTCTTCGCGTCCCGGTCGGGCACGTCGACCCAGTCCACGCCGTACACGGTGCCGGTCTTCGTGGCCCGCGAGAGGTCGTCGACGAACGTGCCGTGCTTGTCGAAGCACTTGAACGCCTGGAGCACGCCCGCGTCGTCGGCGAGGGTGCGCAGCTTGCCGCGGCCGTGCCGGAAGCCGTGCGGCGGCACCCAGCGGTAGAGGAGGCCGTTGGGGCCCGAGGCGTCCTCGGTGAGGTAGGCGTGGCCCTGCTTGGGGTCGATGACGACCGCCTCGTGCGCGTACCGGCCGAAGGCCTTGACCGGCCGCGGGGAGCGGTTGGCGCGCCGGTCGTACGGGTCGACCTCGAAGACGTAGCCGTGGTCCTTCAGGAGGCCGTTCTTGCCGGCCTTGTCCTCGGTCTCCTCGCAGGTGAGCCAGGTGTCCCACGGGGTGGCGCCGCCGGCGCAGTTGGTGGAGGTGCCGGCGATGCCGACCCACTCGGCGGTGCGGCCGTCGCGGCGGGTCTCGACGACGGTGCAGCCGCCGGCCGCGACCGGGTCGTAGACGAGGCCGTCGGTGAGGGGCACGGGGTGCTCCCAGCCCGCCCGGGTGCCGCTCAGCTCGTGGTTGTTGACCAGCAGCGTCACTCCGCGCGGGCCCTCGAAGGCGGCCGTGCCGTCGTGGTTGGAGGGCGTGTACTCGCCGCTGTCCAGCTTGGTGACGCCGCAGTGCGTGATGATCCGGTACGAGAATCCGGCGGGCAGCGCGAGTATGCCCTTGGGGTCGGAGCGCAGCGGGCCGTAGCCCGGCTCGTGGTGGTGGCCGTGACCGTGTCCGTCGTGACCGTGGCCGTGGTCGTGGTGACCGTGGCCGTGGGCCGGGTCCCCGGCGGCGAGGGCGCCGGGCGCGGTGGCCAGCGCGGCGACGGTTCCGGTGAGGGCGATGCCGGCACCGGTGAGGGCGGACTGTCTGCTGAATTCCCTGCGCGTGAAGGCCATCACGTACTCCTGGTGCTGCGGGGGCGTGCTGTTGACGGGCTCACCGTTCCGTCCGTTCCCCAACACCAGTTGAACCGGCGACGACTTCGCGGCGCTCCTTTCGGTGAACATCGACGACGGGCGGGCGGCCCGTACCCGGCCGCCCGCCCGTCACACCGCGCCGAAGTGCCTGCTCAGTCGGTGGAACCGGCGCGCGAGCGTGCCTTGAACGCGGCCTTGCGGGCGTCCTTCGCCTGCTTCTTGTCGCTGTGCAGCCGCCCCATCGCTTCCAGGACGTCCGCCGTCGCCGGGTGGTCGACGCGCCACGCCTCGTCGAAGAAACCGCTGTGCTGGCCGGACAGGCCCTCGACCAGGCCCTGGAGTTCGTCGAGGTCGCCGTCCGCCTCCAGCTGGGCGGCGATCGTGTCGATGGCGAGCCAGAAGATCATCGTCTCCGAGGGCGCGGGGACGTCGCCCGCACCCCGTTCGGCGAGCCAGACCCGGGCCAGGCCGCCCAGCTCGGGGTCGTCGAGCACCGCGCGCACGGCGGGTTCGGCCTCCGCGCCGACCAGGGCGAGCGCCTGCTGGCAGTGCAGCCGGCGCAGCGGGGCCACCGGGTCCTCGCCCCGTGCGGCGTCCAGGAGTTCGGCGGCGGCGCCGTCGGAGCCCCGGCGCTCCAGCCACAGCTGGATCTCGGCGCGGGCGGCGGCCTCGGGGTAGTGGGCGACGCCGCCGAGAAGCACGTCGGCGCCCTTGTCCGTGAGGTCGCCGATCGCCGGGGCGTCCACCCCGGCCTCCAGCATGCGGGCGCGGATGCCGTAGAGGCCGAGCGGGGTCAGCCGGACCATGCCGTAGCGGGTGACGTCCTCCTCGTCGGCGGGCGGGACGTCCTCCTCGCCCTCCTCGACGAGCAACGCCTCGTCCACCGGGTGGTATTCGACGATGCCGATGGGTTCGAGCACCCGGAACTGGTCGTCCAGGCGCATCATCGCGTCCGAGACCTGCTCCAGGACGTCGTCGGTGGGCTCCCCCATGTCGTCGGGGACGATCATCGAGGCGGCGAGCGCGGGCAGCGGCACGGGCGCGCCGTCCGCCCCGTCGCCGACGGTGAGCAGGTAGAGGTTGCCGAGGACCCCGTCCAGGAACTCCGTCTCGGTCTCCGGGTCCCAGTCGAGCGCGTCGAAGTCGATCGAGCCGTCCTCGCCGACCAGGTCGGCGAAGTCGTCGAAGGCGGGCGCGGTGGCGTCGGCGTGCGCGGCTTCCAGGCCGTCGAGCCAGATCGCCAGGACGTCCGCCGGTGAACCGCCGGTCAGCAGCGCGAGGTTCTCGCCCGCGGTGACGGTCCCCAGCGCCTCATCGGCCCCGGCCTCGTCGTCGTCCTCGTCGAAACCGGCCTCCGGGCCGTCGGTCTCCTGGGCCGGGTCCTCGATGTCGACGAGCCCGGTGTCGACGGCGAGCCGCCAGGCCTCGCTGGCCTCCGCCGCGCCGTCCTCGTCCGGGGTGAGGCCGAGGTGCTCGGCGGCGGCGGGCAGCTGCGCGTCGACGAGTTCGCCGCCGGCTCCGACCCTGGTGTCCGGGCCGGCCCAGCGGGCGAGCCGTGCGGCACGGGCGAGCAGCGGCGCGGCCAGCGCGTCCCGTGCCAGCTCGGCCTCGGTGTGCAGCCGGACCGGCGGCAGGGTCGGGCGCTCTGCGGACATCAGGGGGTCTCCTCGGAACGTACGGGGTTTCGGCCGCCGGGCCGGATACGGGCCGGG is a genomic window of Streptomyces sp. NBC_00708 containing:
- the araD gene encoding L-arabinonate dehydratase; this translates as MTGRIAPEELRSHQWYGTDGLRSFSHRARTRQLGYLPEEHLGKPVVAILNTWSDINPCHVHLRDRAQAVKRGVWQAGGFPLEFPVSTLSETFQKPTPMLYRNMLAMETEELLRSYPVDGAVLLGGCDKSTPALLMGAASVDLPAVFVPAGPMLPGHWRNEVLGSGTDMWKYWDDKRAGLIGDCEMGELENGLARSPGHCMTMGTASTLTAAAEALGVTVPGASSIPAVDSGHDRMAAQSGLRIVELVWQQRKLSQILTAEAYEDAVATVLALGGSTNAVIHLIAMAGRSGIKLTLDDFDRIARTVPVLANLRPGGKYLMEDFHFAGGLPGFLARLTDVLHLDRPTVAHDTLREQLDGALVHNDDVIRERSNPLAEEGGVAVLRGNLCPDGAVIKHIAAEPHLLRHTGPAVVFDDYREMQRTINDPALALTPGHVLVLRNAGPKGGPGMPEYGMLPIPDYLLKQGVRDMVRLSDARMSGTSYGACVLHIAPESYVGGPLALVRTGDLVTLDVEARLLSLDVSDEELARRRAEWTPPPVRHERGYQALYQDQITQADTGCDFAFLARPGQVPDPYAG
- a CDS encoding dihydrodipicolinate synthase family protein, coding for MDLTPLKAALADVVAIPVTPFAGDGTIDTTAHRALLRRLLDGGVRIVTPNGNTGEFYALTPEERRTVTELTIDEAGGRATVLVGVGHDVPAAVAAAEHARDAGAEMVMVHQPVHPYVSQDGWIDYHRAIAEAVPGLGVVPYIRNPHLDGAALAALADACPNVIGVKYAVPDAARFAAFARDAGLERFVWVAGLAELYAPAYFSAGATGFTSGLVNVAPGVSLAMLEALRAGDHPAAMKVWEQIRRFEELRADRQSANNVTVVKEALAALGLCDRAVRPPSRVLPEAQRAEVAGQIAGWSI
- a CDS encoding GntR family transcriptional regulator, whose amino-acid sequence is MTFAPTPIPSRTQYVLEAIKHAILTAQLRPGQALVETELAAQFGVSKTPVREALKTLAGTGLVVMSQYKGATVRLVDAAMAREVYDVRLLLEPEALRRSITRRASLDAAQEALERADSAGDKADRSLANRDFHRALYLPCGNPLLARMLDEVRDQAALVSTVAWSAVPSWEREAAEHREILRLALADDADAAAGALHDHIASFVRRAFPDDEDGGDAA
- a CDS encoding MFS transporter, which translates into the protein MAVGRVLRDRTAGLFLAAVVVSGFGSSAMRLAAGIWVRSLTGSDALAALALFAVWLPVLFGPLLGAVADRLPRKPLLVGTNVVLAASTAVLALVRVEGRVWLLFAVLVLYGCLSVLMDSAESAVVAGAVPAASLGDFNGLRMTANEGMKLVAPLTGAGLYTRYGGGAVALLDAVSFALAAGLYALLRVRRTARPGPAAPGGRTAGLRQLWGSPVLRPLVLAASATMLCAGLNGATLYAVVGGVLGHSPAYAGVLSVAQGIGSVAVGLLAGPLMRRLPGRVFPAAGIAVFGVAVGLRAVPSDAVALTACALIGVGLPCVLIAALTAVQRETPDALLGRTAASADTVMMSPNAVALGIGAGLVARVDVTVLLPAVGAAAVLTAALLLVGRREPVVPAAPRVTAEA
- a CDS encoding 5-dehydro-4-deoxyglucarate dehydratase — its product is MSSDPLAARLTAVAGPLFFPVTAYDAAGSVDVDAFRAHVRQGIDAGAAAVFAACGTGEFHALTPEEFRTVVAAAVEETAGQVPVVAGAGYGTALAVRFAELAEEAGADGLLAMPPYLVHADQAGLLAHYTALAGATGLETIVYQRDNAVFTPETVLALARTPGIIGLKDGYGDLDLMQRIVSAVRTGLPGEDFLYFNGLPTAELTGLAYRGIGVTLYSSAVFAFAPDIALAFYRALESGDDALVNALLDTFYRPLVELRSQGRGYAVSLVKAGVRLHGLDVGEVRSPLTEPTAAHIKELTEIVAAGRALLERRG
- a CDS encoding NAD(P)-dependent oxidoreductase, translated to MPAATPRTVLLTGAAGGLGTLMRALLPAHGYTLRLFDMVPIEGEPDAITADLGDTDALREAVAGVDAIIHLAGISLEAPFGKILGANIEGTYNLYEAAREAGVRRIVFASSNHAVGFTPRPLPGDPLIPVDTPRRPDTFYGLSKSFGEDLAQLYWDRHGMETVSVRIGSCFPEPTSVRMLSVWMSPADGARLFDAALTAENVGHTVVNGSSDNTRLWWDLTSARALGYEPRDDSEPYAAKLIAEQGELDPANPDHAHLGGHFCTNPPLWPH
- a CDS encoding TerD family protein; translated protein: MTAMTPGSNLPLTAVRVAVDVAAPVRLDVSGLLLTADGKVRSDDDFIFYNQPSGPGVTYRSGGGGAPDAVVVDTASVPAGIERIVVTASPDGAGQTFQGVEPTATVRNADDGSVLASFTPPRLGAETALVVMEVYRRGGAWKVRAVGQGYANGLAGIATDFGVTVDETPAAPAPRATTPAPPAPVAAPVDPRVAPAAPAAPPAPAAPPAPGRINLDKGRVSLRKNETVSLVKAGRPLLSQVKMGLGWEPAFRGKDIDLDASVIAYGPQRNHLDSCYFGKLSILNGAIKHSGDNLTGEGEGDDEVIVVDLGRIPAEATGLVFTVNSFTGQKFTEVAKAYCRLVDAATDEELVRFDLTGAEPQTGVMMAKLIKQFSGEWEMTAIGDFVKSRTVRGMVKPAAQAL